A window from Schistosoma haematobium chromosome 1, whole genome shotgun sequence encodes these proteins:
- the ADK2 gene encoding Adenylate kinase 2 (EggNog:ENOG410V5MK~COG:F), producing the protein MYDLPEGYVFGMGNPLLDIIVDADDYMYRKYNLKKDNVVLAEEKHMTIYDEIEKKKGLNYIAGGATLNTVKMIQWILQKPFVCSYVGCIGADIQGKYIKNDCSGLDLITEFQIATEPLMTGKVAVLVSEKLRSMVTYLGAACGLSLAHIEQPHVWSLVEKAQVYYIAGFVINTCYEGMLKVAKHSLENKKLFCFNLSAPFLSQFNTKEVDEMISYSGIVFGNESEAEAYGEVHGLLDGTVHATARYIADLPFADGEKRKRLVIITRGKNPLVYTDSFDSEIHQFMVEQFADDQIIDTNGAGDAFAAGFVADYIRGKPMVTSLHSAVRAATYIICRSGFSLGSRDSYLLKINK; encoded by the exons ATGTACGATCTTCCGGAAGGTTATGTTTTCGGGATGGGGAATCCGTTGTTAGATATCATTGTAGACGCTGACGACTATATGTATCGAAAATACAATCTTAAGAAAGACAACGTTGTACTAGCTGAAGAAAAACACATGACTATTTACGAcgaaattgaaaagaaaaaagggTTGAATTATATTGCTGGAGGAGCTACATTAAACACAGTCAAGATGATTCAGTGGATACTTCAAAAACCATTTGTGTGTTCGTACGTCGGATGCATAGGTGCCGACATACAAGGGAAATATATTAAGAATGATTGTTCAGGGTTGGACTTAATAACCGAATTCCAAATCGCGACGGAACCGCTTATGACCGGAAAGGTAGCAGTCCTAGTCAGCGAAAAATTACGTAGTATGGTTACCTACTTGGGAGCAGCGTGTGGTCTTTCATTGGCCCACATTGAACAACCACATGTTTGGAGTCTTGTGGAAAAAGCACAAGTGTATTATATTGCA GGTTTCGTAATAAATACCTGTTATGAAGGTATGCTGAAAGTAGCCAAACATTCTCTGGAGAATAAAAAGTTGTTCTGTTTCAATCTCAGTGCTCCTTTTCTATCTCAGTTTAATACTAAAGAAGTAGATGAAATGATATCCTACTCAGGTATTGTCTTTGGAAATGAATCTGAAGCTGAAGCTTACGGAGAGGTCCACGGTCTCCTTGATGGAACTGTTCATGCAACAGCCCGGTATATAGCTGACTTACCGTTTGCTGATGGAGAAAAGCGTAAACGACTGGTCATCATAACACGAGGAAAAAACCCTTTGGTATACACAGACTCTTTTGATTCAGAAATCCATCAATTTATGGTGGAGCAGTTTGCAGACGATCAAATAATCGATACAAATGGTGCTGGAGATGCGTTTGCTGCCGGATTTGTTGCAGATTATATACGTGGTAAACCAATGGTCACTTCACTGCACTCAGCTGTGAGAGCTGCAACGTATATTATATGCAGATCTGGCTTTTCCTTAGGTTCCAGAGATTCttatttgttaaaaataaacaaatag
- the NT5DC3 gene encoding 5'-nucleotidase domain-containing protein 3 (EggNog:ENOG410V8WD~COG:F): MERIIHIMPYYPEEILNYDYTEFARRGLHFDVKRGLLMKVDAFHHIQLDTVYRGFKLLSLDEILKVYRGSHLSSDILKQKFTPNDTIMIQLMDLFRLPEINLLCSIIDFFDRHGIDYKPVYVYQDVSTAVARVHKSGLLGQTVMSGPERYIAKAPELSTFLYRLVKNNKKLFVISNSSAAYIDRGLKFLVGNDWQELFDVIISRANKPSFFKSPLGQFRRTDISGTFKHWEAVQTFKRGQIYEGGCLEQMIKLTGWSSASILYFGDHVYADLADVASTYGWMTGAVIPELESELIAANNHDFKINLKRLRMLERLIQENQHVHTAEAKLLLEKWLDERNALRRASKCVFNPQFGSIFRSFHNPSYFSQRLGQYATLYTSRVTNLLHFPLDHAFFPKRTALPHESF, from the exons GGCTTATTAATGAAAGTAGATGCATTTCATCATATTCAACTGGATACTGTTTATCGTGGATTTAAACTACTGTCATTGGATGAGATATTAAAAGTTTATCGTGGGAGTCATTTATCTAgtgatattttaaaacaaaaatttacaCCTAAT GACACCATTATGATTCAGTTGATGGATCTTTTCCGATTACCGGAAATTAATCTTCTATGTTCTATTATAGAT TTTTTTGATCGACATGGAATAGATTATAAGCCTGTTTATGTTTATCAGGATGTTTCT ACAGCTGTAGCAAGAGTTCATAAATCTGGCCTTCTAGGTCAAACCGTAATGTCTGGTCCAG AAAGGTATATTGCGAAGGCACCAGAACTATCTACGTTTTTATATCGCTTagtaaaaaataataagaaattatttgttatttcaaACAGTTCAGCTGCTTACAT AGATAGGGGTTTGAAATTTTTGGTTGGAAACGACTGGCAAGAATTATTTGACGTGATCATTTCTAGAGCCAATAAGCCATCGTTCTTTAAATCACCACTCGG GCAATTTCGACGTACTGATATCAGTGGGACTTTCAAACATTGGGAAGCAGTTCAAACATTTAAACGAGGTCAAATATATGAAGGA GGTTGTTTAGAACAGATGATAAAACTTACAGGTTGGTCTTCAGCTAGTATATTATATTTTGGAGATCATGTCTATGCTGATCTTGCA gaTGTAGCCAGTACATATGGTTGGATGACTGGAGCTGTTATACCGGAACTTGAAAGTGAACTTATTGCTGCGAATAATCATGatttcaaaattaatttaaaacgtTTAAGAATGCTAGAAAGATTAATTCAGGAAAACCAA CATGTTCATACAGCTGAAGCAAAATTATTACTTGAAAAGTGGCTTGATGAAAGAAATGCTTTAAGACGTGCTAGTAAATGTGTATTTAATCCACAATTCGGAAGTATTTTTCGTTCTTTTCATAATCCGTCTTATTTTTCACAACGTCTTGGACAATATGCAACACTGTATACGTCAAGAGTTACGAATCTCTTACATTTTCCACTAGATCATGCGTTTTTCCCTAAAAGAACTGCTTTACCAcatgaatcattttaa